GTCGCCTATCTCGATTGATATACGCTCAACGATACCGCTCACCTCAGTCGATAGTTTAGCGATACGTGCTGAGATTACGCTGCCGGTTATTGGAACCTCTTCGATTAGTGCGACCTCCTCGGCTGAGTCAACCAGAACCATCGGACCGCTCTGTTGAGCAAATGCTACGTTCCCGCAAATGAACGCCATTAACACCAAGTATCGTCTCAAAACAAAGGGGCGTGTCTGGCGCCGATTTTTTTGCGGAATATTCATATGGCCTTGGCAGGAGAAACAATGATATGACTTCATAAATCTATCACCGAAGCTCGAAAATGGAGCATTGTTTTACTATTGGAAGAATATGATTTCTCAAGGGCTTAATTGTTTTTAGTGTCTCCCGCCTGCTGAAGTCAGCTGAGTCCGGCCGAGATTTGCGTCCAGATTGCCTCCTACCCTTTGACCGCACCGCCAAAACAATAATCCATCGTAACTGTATTGTCCGTATTTGCACCAAGTTCGACAGCTTTTTTCAGAGCGTTGTTCATCAGCATACGCATTTTCTTCCGGTCTTCATACAGTTATCCGGTATGTTGATCCGCCTAATTTCGTGGTCAGTTAATCCATCCCTGTCATGGATGAGCTGTACCGTCGGGGCGTCAGACCCGGCGGAGATGTAGTATCCCGCACAGGGTCTTCCATCCTCACTGTAGATAATGACTCATAAAATCAGCGGCTCGTTGTATGGCATCTTTTGCAGCCAAATCATCAGCAAATGTGCGAATGTTCTCTGGACGAAAATCAAAACCACGCCCAACACCGGGATAGATGAATAGCTCTACATGACGATTGTTGGCCTGCATAGACTTGACAGCGGTTTCTATACTCCTCCTTCTTTGGTACTGCTCTTTTTCACCAATAAAGATGAGTGCGGGAATGACAAGATCATCAGCCTCTTTGGCGTAGCGATAAACCTGCATTGGCTCAGGTGCATTTGGGTCCTGCATATGTGGATAGTAAGAGACGTAGCAAGCGACTTCCTTGTTTTGCCGCTTCCTGGTAACAGCGACTTTCAGTGTCATGTAACCACCGCGTGTATGTGAGTAGAGACAGATTTTATCTGAACTGATATCCGGCAGACTAAGTAAATGATCAACTCCCATGTTGACGTCACTTTCCAGTGCGTAGTCATGCTCTATTGGAAATTTTTCGATGAAGCGCGCGGAAAAGACATCAGGTGCTAGAATCACGAATCCACGGGCAGCAAGTCTTTGTGCATGGCGTACCACCAAATCGTCAAGGCCGCGCCGTCCATGTTGAAACAGAATGCCAGGGTATTTCTTGTTGTCATCAGGGCGGATAATCAAAGCAGGTATTTCAACATCTCCATTTGTGTAGGATGTATGACGTATAGTCACTGTGTTGTTGACTGGTATAGTTAATCTTCCTTTCTCCCACCATTCTTCATCCCACCACTGCTTGTTTGGGTTTAGCGGATCTTCAGCCTTCGCTAAGGGGCAAAGTAACGTTATCAGGCAAAGAATGATTCTTGACATTTTTATAACTACGGTTCTTTGGTTTCAGCAATATATTGAAGTACAAAAAGATAAGCCGAAGCAGAAAGCGATTTGTAAGATATAAAATGATTGTGGATGATATAAACTAAATAAAGACCTTAAGAAATTTAGTGGAATACCTCAATCTAACATTTCGATTATACTTTCTGAAAAATAGCTATAACATTCAGTTTTAGACGCCTAGGCAACGAGTATCTCGAAACCGAAACGACAGGTTTTGGCCAAAACCGGCTATAACGCCTTCCTCAAGAAATGCCCGCTTCTACCCGTAACATCCTGGTGTTTAGTTGTAATGCATTTGGATCTGTCGGTTTACATTGTTGAGATGGTTTTAATTTACAACAATTCTTCCACAGATTAGTTCATATAGAAGTACCTGCGGTAAACTTGAGCACCTGACACGAATAGCGTATTGACTATTTATCTGTCTCTCCCACAGCCAGTTTCGCCAACTGTTCATAGAGCTGATAGCGGGTCTTGATATGCTGTTGTGCCTGACGCATGAAACGTTCCGAAAGATCCGGGTGGGTACGCTCCAATACACTGAACCGGGTTTCCGTACTGGCGAAGTCGCGATAGGGGATGGAGGGTTCCTTGGAGTCCATCTTTAAGGGATTCTCACCTTTTTCGGTCCGTCGGGGATCGTAACGGAACAGGGGCCAGTGTCCCGA
This sequence is a window from Candidatus Thiodiazotropha sp. LNASS1. Protein-coding genes within it:
- a CDS encoding dienelactone hydrolase family protein, encoding MSRIILCLITLLCPLAKAEDPLNPNKQWWDEEWWEKGRLTIPVNNTVTIRHTSYTNGDVEIPALIIRPDDNKKYPGILFQHGRRGLDDLVVRHAQRLAARGFVILAPDVFSARFIEKFPIEHDYALESDVNMGVDHLLSLPDISSDKICLYSHTRGGYMTLKVAVTRKRQNKEVACYVSYYPHMQDPNAPEPMQVYRYAKEADDLVIPALIFIGEKEQYQRRRSIETAVKSMQANNRHVELFIYPGVGRGFDFRPENIRTFADDLAAKDAIQRAADFMSHYLQ